One Dysidea avara chromosome 7, odDysAvar1.4, whole genome shotgun sequence genomic region harbors:
- the LOC136260851 gene encoding uncharacterized protein C11orf24 homolog, translating to MVMYWLLLTTTLCLAYGQHVDQYCNTFEIEHKIIDIKSSVGHGATLLNGTYKETLGSCVLACCDMEECDLAVYRNEGTSLSNRNCYLIHCGDFDNCKLVNHTNFTAISLSDTNNEEATTLNITTTPTVVNPTILIPSDELNVTESTAIAPASTVTIPLTAVPDESTTSYSPATRSPTPIPSSSSYTTASHISSSSELYSTTGTMSSSSTVMPAPTSVVKSDVSANSKPAPTNLGGSGLTEEPSDDDHRLCGNANCSKSKVAGLLVACVLVAVLLAIVILVVVKKSWDRHRHKKYRKIDYLIDGMYS from the exons ATGGTAATGTATTGGCTACTTCTGACAACTACTCTGTGTCTGGCTTATGGCCAACATGTGGATCAGTACTGTAACACCTTTGAGATAGAGCACAAGATTATAGACATCAAGTCATCTGTTGGTCACGGTGCTACTCTCCTCAATGGTACCTACAAAGAGACACTTGGTAGTTGTGTGTTGGCCTGTTGTGATATGGAGGAGTGTGACTTGGCAGTGTACAGGAATGAAGGGACCTCATTAAGTAACCGAAACTGTTACCTCATCCACTGTGGTGACTTTGACAATTGTAAACTAGTCAATCACACCAACTTTACTGCAATATCACTCAGTGATA CTAATAATGAGGAGGCCACTACACTCAATATCACTACCACTCCCACTGTGGTCAACCCTACCATCCTCATACCATCTGATGAACTAAACGTCACTGAAAGCACTGCTATTGCTCCTGCTAGTACTGTTACTATCCCACTTACAGCAGTACCAGATGAGTCCACTACATCATACAGTCCTGCTACAAGATCACCTACACCTATACCCAGCAGTTCATCCTACACTACAGCTTCACACATATCCAGCAGTTCAGAGTTGTATAGTACTACTGGTACCATGTCTTCCAGCTCTACCGTCATGCCAGCTCCTACTTCAGTGGTTAAATCTGATGTGTCTGCTAATAGTAAGCCTGCTCCTACTAATTTGGGTGGATCAGGTCTCACAGAAGAGCCTTCTGATGATGACCATCGTTTGTGTGGGAATGCAAACTGTTCCAAAAGCAAGGTTGCTGGGTTGTTGGTTGCCTGTGTTCTGGTTGCTGTTTTACTAGCAATAGTGATATTGGTTGTGGTGAAGAAATCATGGGATCGTCATCGCCACAAGAAGTACAGAAAGATTGACTATCTCATTGATGGAATGTATTCTTAA